Proteins encoded within one genomic window of Mesorhizobium sp. AR10:
- a CDS encoding molybdopterin-dependent oxidoreductase: MVTRGFSSGRKPPTDTDARIPPGQYLEQGFPVLSAGPTPRVRTEDWSFTLKHGPRPIKKWNWAEFNALPLTKMTRDIHCVTAWTKFDTPWQGVLVDDIFADAGLEPPTGFTLAHAFDGYTTNVPTKDLTDGKAMVALLYEGKPITSDHGGPARLLVPHLYFWKSAKWLNGLQFTERDEPGFWELRGYHIYGDPWREQRYTGDP; encoded by the coding sequence ATGGTCACTCGCGGCTTCTCATCCGGGCGAAAGCCTCCGACGGATACGGATGCGCGCATCCCGCCAGGGCAGTATCTCGAACAGGGTTTTCCGGTACTGTCGGCTGGACCGACGCCGCGTGTGCGCACCGAGGACTGGTCGTTCACGCTGAAGCACGGGCCGCGCCCGATCAAGAAATGGAACTGGGCCGAGTTCAACGCCCTGCCGCTGACCAAGATGACGCGCGACATCCACTGCGTCACCGCATGGACCAAGTTCGATACGCCGTGGCAAGGCGTGCTGGTCGACGACATTTTCGCCGACGCCGGCCTGGAGCCGCCGACCGGCTTCACCTTGGCGCACGCGTTCGACGGTTACACCACCAATGTGCCGACCAAGGATCTCACCGACGGCAAAGCGATGGTGGCGCTGCTCTACGAAGGTAAGCCGATTACGTCAGACCATGGCGGTCCGGCGCGGCTGCTCGTTCCGCATCTCTATTTCTGGAAATCGGCCAAATGGCTGAACGGGCTGCAGTTCACCGAGCGTGACGAGCCGGGCTTTTGGGAATTGCGCGGCTATCACATCTATGGCGATCCGTGGCGCGAACAGCGCTATACGGGCGATCCATGA
- a CDS encoding DegQ family serine endoprotease, with the protein MSDILRRHRVAALLGAALIVSPLVVSFAQSASNTVATTQTPVAGKAAPNGSFAPIVAADKPAVVTVTTVMKAQPADSDDASPLDGSSPFDDYFRQFFGDQGMPGPKAPPQQQAQRAEALGSGFIVGADGTIVTNNHVIDGATSIKVTLDDGTELPAKLIARDTKNDLAVLKIKSDKSLPIVKWGDSDKLMPGDQVLAFGNPFGIGTTVTSGIVSARGRDLNSGPFDDFIQIDAPINHGNSGGPLVDVSGNVVGINTAIYSPNGGSVGVGFAIPSDQAQKVVAKLMKGGSIQYGYLGVQIQPVTPDVASAIGLDRASGALVSEVNDGSPAATAGIETGDVITSFAGQDIKDPKDLSRAVADVSPGIKETLDVWRKGKSMEISVDIGRNGDDVKTASASGDSGQPSAEQGLRASAMGLGLVDISPEVREAMNLAANQRGALVERVNPDKAAAASGIEPGDIIVAVDQASVRNARQATQAIAQAGKSGRKSVLLLVERGDAQIFVAVPFANG; encoded by the coding sequence ATGTCAGATATCCTTCGCAGACATCGCGTCGCGGCCTTGCTGGGCGCTGCGCTGATCGTCAGTCCCCTCGTCGTGTCTTTCGCCCAAAGCGCCAGCAACACTGTTGCGACGACCCAGACGCCCGTGGCCGGGAAAGCGGCGCCAAACGGCTCGTTCGCCCCCATCGTGGCGGCCGACAAACCGGCGGTGGTGACGGTCACCACGGTCATGAAGGCGCAGCCGGCGGACAGCGACGACGCCTCGCCCCTCGATGGGTCCTCGCCTTTCGACGACTATTTCCGCCAGTTCTTCGGCGACCAGGGCATGCCCGGACCAAAGGCCCCGCCGCAGCAACAGGCGCAGCGTGCCGAAGCCCTCGGTTCCGGCTTCATTGTCGGCGCCGACGGCACCATCGTCACCAACAACCACGTCATCGATGGCGCCACATCGATCAAGGTGACGCTTGATGATGGCACCGAGCTTCCCGCCAAGCTGATTGCCCGCGACACCAAGAACGACCTCGCCGTGCTCAAGATCAAATCCGACAAGTCCTTGCCGATCGTCAAGTGGGGCGATTCCGACAAGCTCATGCCGGGCGACCAGGTGCTGGCTTTCGGCAACCCGTTCGGCATTGGCACCACGGTCACATCAGGCATCGTTTCGGCGCGTGGCCGCGATCTGAACAGCGGCCCGTTTGACGATTTCATCCAGATCGACGCGCCGATCAACCACGGCAATTCCGGCGGACCGCTGGTCGATGTCAGCGGCAATGTCGTCGGCATCAACACGGCGATCTATTCGCCGAATGGCGGCAGCGTCGGCGTCGGTTTCGCCATCCCGTCCGACCAGGCGCAAAAGGTGGTCGCCAAGCTGATGAAGGGCGGCTCCATCCAGTACGGCTATCTCGGCGTCCAGATCCAGCCGGTGACGCCCGATGTGGCAAGCGCCATCGGCCTCGATCGCGCCAGCGGCGCGCTGGTTTCCGAGGTCAATGACGGATCGCCGGCCGCCACGGCAGGGATCGAGACCGGCGATGTCATCACCAGTTTCGCCGGTCAGGACATAAAGGATCCTAAGGATCTGTCGCGCGCTGTTGCCGACGTCTCGCCAGGGATCAAGGAAACGCTCGATGTCTGGCGCAAGGGCAAAAGCATGGAGATTTCGGTCGACATCGGGCGCAATGGCGACGATGTGAAGACGGCATCGGCGAGCGGCGATTCCGGCCAGCCGTCGGCAGAGCAAGGCCTTCGCGCATCCGCGATGGGCCTTGGCTTGGTCGACATCAGCCCGGAGGTTCGCGAAGCCATGAATCTGGCGGCCAACCAGCGCGGCGCGTTGGTCGAGCGCGTCAATCCGGACAAAGCGGCGGCGGCTTCCGGCATTGAGCCGGGCGACATCATCGTCGCCGTCGATCAGGCGTCGGTGAGGAATGCCAGGCAGGCAACCCAGGCGATTGCGCAGGCAGGAAAGTCCGGCCGGAAATCCGTGCTCCTGCTTGTCGAACGTGGCGACGCACAGATCTTCGTCGCCGTGCCCTTCGCCAACGGCTGA
- a CDS encoding MBL fold metallo-hydrolase, whose amino-acid sequence MGDRLVGDWFGKTIVDAKTTMLTEPFVHDFVRANIWHLKGRDVDLLVDTGMGICPLAPEIDTPAGKPLLAVATHIHLDHVGSLHEFPLRAGPRHSAATFDTMDEAVTYAYMFHNLDDAVSKLPAPGWKAADYRIPPAPLTRILDEGDVVDLGDRQFKVLHLPGHSPDSIALFDEADGLFFAGDAIYDSILIDDLPDSDRAAYRRTMQRLLDLPVRIGHGGHGPSFDGKRMRELASAYLRRTGGV is encoded by the coding sequence ATGGGCGATCGTCTGGTCGGCGACTGGTTCGGCAAGACCATCGTCGACGCCAAGACGACGATGCTGACCGAACCGTTCGTGCATGATTTCGTGCGCGCCAACATTTGGCATCTCAAAGGCCGCGACGTCGACCTGCTTGTCGACACCGGCATGGGCATCTGCCCGCTGGCGCCCGAGATCGACACGCCGGCCGGCAAGCCGCTGCTCGCCGTCGCCACCCATATCCATCTCGACCATGTCGGCTCGCTGCACGAATTCCCGTTGCGGGCAGGGCCTAGGCACAGCGCCGCAACGTTCGACACCATGGATGAGGCGGTGACCTACGCCTACATGTTCCACAATCTCGACGACGCCGTCTCGAAGCTGCCGGCGCCGGGCTGGAAGGCGGCCGACTACAGGATTCCACCGGCGCCGCTGACTCGGATCCTCGACGAGGGCGACGTCGTCGATCTCGGCGATAGGCAATTCAAAGTGCTGCACCTGCCGGGACATTCGCCCGATTCGATCGCGCTGTTCGACGAGGCCGATGGCCTGTTCTTTGCCGGCGACGCCATCTACGATTCCATACTGATCGACGACCTGCCGGATTCCGACCGGGCCGCCTATCGCCGCACGATGCAGCGGCTGCTCGACCTGCCGGTCCGCATCGGCCATGGCGGCCACGGACCGAGCTTTGATGGCAAGCGGATGCGCGAACTGGCATCGGCCTATCTCAGGCGAACCGGCGGGGTTTGA
- a CDS encoding diphosphate--fructose-6-phosphate 1-phosphotransferase — protein MAGTFVIAQGGGPTAVINQTMVGAALEIRKRHPGAKVLGSIHGVRGIRDGNYADLSSIPEDRLRLIAATPSAALGSTRDKPDAAYCEVILNGLKKAGADAFIYIGGNDTSGTQQILTDAAGGSIAFVHAPKTIDNDLEENDHTPGFISAAEFVAGAFLSVDLDFRALPGIYVGIVMGRHAGFLTAAAAAWQLDPDSGPHLVYVPERPFSAAAFIDDVRATLDRHKRCIVAVSEGVSTADGKALVESLVPPEKLERDAHGNVKLSGSDLPAALERALAEGLPGKRARVDALGYMPRGYVGAISAVDAQEAFDAGAFAVAVADEGGGSVALQYDGTRTVLKKVPLKNVAGKTRHMPDDFMLPDVNQLSETGMAYLKRLVPQKYKVGKPFV, from the coding sequence ATGGCTGGAACGTTTGTTATCGCGCAGGGCGGCGGCCCGACTGCCGTCATCAACCAGACCATGGTTGGCGCCGCGCTCGAGATCCGCAAGCGGCACCCCGGCGCCAAGGTTCTGGGCTCCATCCATGGCGTGCGCGGCATTCGCGATGGCAACTATGCCGATCTTTCTTCTATTCCCGAGGACCGGCTGCGGCTGATTGCGGCAACGCCGAGTGCTGCGCTGGGTTCGACGCGTGACAAGCCGGATGCCGCCTATTGCGAAGTTATTCTCAACGGCCTGAAGAAGGCCGGCGCCGACGCCTTCATCTATATCGGCGGCAACGACACATCGGGCACGCAGCAGATCCTGACCGACGCCGCCGGCGGCAGCATCGCGTTCGTCCATGCGCCGAAAACCATCGACAACGATCTCGAGGAGAACGACCACACGCCCGGATTCATTTCCGCGGCCGAATTCGTCGCCGGCGCCTTTCTCTCCGTCGATCTCGATTTCCGCGCTCTGCCGGGCATCTATGTCGGCATCGTCATGGGCCGGCATGCCGGCTTCCTCACCGCCGCGGCGGCCGCCTGGCAGCTTGACCCCGACAGCGGTCCGCACCTCGTCTACGTGCCGGAGCGACCGTTCTCCGCCGCCGCCTTCATCGACGACGTGCGCGCCACGCTCGACCGCCACAAGCGCTGCATCGTCGCCGTGTCCGAAGGCGTCAGCACCGCCGACGGCAAGGCGCTGGTCGAAAGCCTGGTGCCGCCAGAGAAGCTCGAGCGCGACGCGCATGGCAACGTCAAGCTGTCGGGCAGCGACCTGCCGGCAGCCCTCGAGCGCGCCCTCGCCGAAGGCCTGCCGGGCAAGCGGGCGAGGGTCGATGCGCTCGGCTACATGCCGCGCGGCTATGTCGGCGCCATCAGCGCCGTCGATGCGCAGGAAGCCTTCGATGCCGGCGCCTTTGCGGTCGCGGTCGCCGACGAGGGCGGCGGCTCGGTGGCGTTGCAATATGACGGCACAAGAACGGTGCTGAAGAAAGTGCCGCTGAAGAACGTTGCTGGCAAGACCCGCCACATGCCGGATGATTTCATGCTGCCGGACGTCAACCAGCTGTCCGAAACGGGAATGGCTTATCTGAAGCGGCTTGTCCCCCAGAAATACAAGGTCGGAAAGCCCTTCGTCTGA
- a CDS encoding L,D-transpeptidase has translation MRELPQSLTPPHSGDAIETEIQLSRRALLSGAGALVLLGVAGCSQTLDLPSLQLDDVTTGSVRPIRPSISVDKNITGPDVMYASLTDGGFTLPEVPYKKVKPEFRRQIVVDPTGEQPGTIVVHLQDRLLYLVQPGGEAIRYGVGIGKDGFRWSGRANIQYGKEWPVWTPPAEMIARKPELVKWQGGQPGGLTNPLGARALYIYQDGKDTGYRIHGSPEWASIGQAMSSGCVRLINQDIIDLYSRVSKKNPVVVV, from the coding sequence ATGCGTGAGTTGCCGCAAAGTCTGACGCCGCCGCACAGTGGCGACGCAATCGAAACCGAAATTCAGCTTTCCCGCCGCGCGTTGCTGTCCGGCGCCGGCGCCTTGGTGCTGCTCGGCGTCGCCGGCTGCAGCCAGACGTTGGATCTGCCGTCGCTGCAACTCGACGACGTCACCACCGGTTCGGTGCGGCCCATCCGCCCAAGCATCAGCGTCGACAAGAACATCACTGGCCCTGACGTGATGTACGCCTCTCTCACTGATGGCGGGTTCACGCTGCCGGAAGTGCCCTACAAGAAGGTCAAGCCGGAATTCCGCCGCCAGATCGTCGTCGATCCGACCGGCGAGCAGCCCGGTACCATCGTCGTCCACCTGCAGGACCGGCTGCTCTATCTGGTGCAGCCGGGCGGTGAGGCGATCCGCTACGGCGTCGGCATCGGCAAGGATGGTTTCCGCTGGTCGGGCCGCGCCAACATCCAGTATGGCAAGGAATGGCCGGTCTGGACCCCGCCGGCCGAGATGATCGCCCGCAAGCCGGAACTGGTGAAGTGGCAGGGCGGACAACCCGGCGGCCTCACCAATCCGCTCGGAGCCAGGGCGCTCTACATCTACCAGGACGGCAAGGACACCGGCTACCGCATCCACGGTTCGCCCGAATGGGCGAGCATCGGCCAGGCCATGTCGTCGGGCTGCGTGCGCCTCATCAACCAGGACATCATCGACCTCTACAGCCGCGTCTCCAAGAAGAACCCGGTCGTCGTCGTCTGA
- a CDS encoding LysE family translocator — translation MSFENWAAFAAASTILLVIPGPTILLVVSYALGQGWRTALPMAVGVALGDFTAMTLSMLGIGALLAASATVFTVLKVIGAFYLIYLGIKLFRAGGALRAEPRTDAVSSAKMAAHAWLVTALNPKSITFFVAFLPQFLDRHADFWTQMLIFETTFLALAFANAFGYALVAARARNVVRNPKAIRIFNRTGGTLLVGAGIATMAMRSGN, via the coding sequence ATGTCTTTCGAAAACTGGGCCGCCTTTGCCGCCGCCTCCACCATCCTGCTCGTCATTCCGGGCCCGACCATCCTTCTGGTGGTGTCCTATGCGCTCGGCCAGGGCTGGCGTACCGCGCTGCCGATGGCGGTCGGGGTGGCGCTTGGCGACTTCACCGCAATGACGCTGTCGATGCTGGGCATCGGCGCGCTGCTGGCGGCGTCGGCAACCGTGTTCACGGTGCTGAAGGTGATCGGTGCCTTCTATCTGATCTACCTCGGCATAAAGCTGTTCCGCGCCGGCGGCGCGCTGAGAGCCGAGCCGCGCACCGATGCTGTGTCTTCGGCCAAGATGGCGGCGCATGCCTGGCTGGTCACCGCGCTCAACCCGAAGAGCATCACCTTCTTCGTCGCCTTCCTGCCGCAGTTCCTTGACCGGCACGCCGATTTCTGGACGCAGATGCTGATCTTCGAAACGACTTTCCTGGCGCTCGCCTTCGCCAATGCCTTCGGCTACGCGCTGGTTGCGGCCAGGGCGCGCAACGTCGTGCGCAATCCCAAGGCGATCCGCATCTTCAACCGCACCGGCGGCACACTGCTGGTCGGCGCCGGCATCGCCACGATGGCGATGCGTTCAGGTAACTAG
- a CDS encoding autotransporter outer membrane beta-barrel domain-containing protein, with amino-acid sequence MRHLKEKLPSNCSEDTRETVALVWRKSRYMHHCFISFLATTTLTLLPNSVAFAACVLVPSPGNNDSICDSGDSSGSLTDTGGDNTLTFPVGGSGQVSGNVTFGIGTDRIDMQSGSITGTVDQGAGTDFFTIGAGTIGGNVQQGAGIDDFNMSGGQIGSLNQGDGLDTFTMTGGRIVDFFDDGDRAVMTGGRIGRVNMKLDKNYFNMSGGIIDRNLVTGFDEDTVILSGGTIGGNISVSGGNDSVTVTGGTIGGDVLMSLGADTFVWNNGGIIYGAVDLGGDNDTAALSNLTSANLGGSDTISGGLGTDALTFDNVSLDGISRVQNWETINATNDTELMLDGNLVLGDSGTGALNVDAASTLFGGGFNASIQAFAAGQLAQVANAGRIDLTNGSTDATDRLTISGNYVGLGGLLLVQTVLGDDSSASDRLVLSGGTASGSTGISVINFGGAGASTTQDGIMVVQAINGATSGATTFALDAPVAAGAFEYYLFKGGVSAGSEENWYLRSTLNTPAPPAPAPPALEPTPPPEPEAPETAPPPPPSELPPVPPPTEGDINNPPVDPTPPVQASDPEPEPPPPPPPAAPADPPPSPPPPPTGVPVLPVPTLPGPPPVQPSPPTPGATPVQAAAILLYRIEVPVYSAVPPVAEHLALATLGTFHERRGEQSLLSNTELQPIWGRVFGQDAKMSWSGTVSPSFDGTLFGFQAGFDAFGRETTSGQVDRAGLFIAYGSMNGDVRGQALGWNNLSVGGIDLGGTSIGGYWTRIDPGGWYLDGVVMGTFFSGSASSSRGIGIDVKGTGITASLEGGYPLVLAEGWTLEPQAQLVWQHLSLNDVEDSFSAVSFDVDGGLNGRLGFRLQGETTLNGIALQPYLKANLWHDFGGTDHVNFGATDISTEGKSTSLEFGGGVVARVTDKVSIFATGDYTTNLGGDRRRILEANLGFSVKW; translated from the coding sequence ATGCGGCACTTGAAGGAGAAGCTTCCGAGCAACTGTTCGGAAGACACGAGGGAAACGGTTGCTTTGGTGTGGCGAAAGTCACGTTACATGCACCATTGCTTTATTAGCTTTCTCGCAACTACAACGTTGACGCTTCTGCCCAATTCCGTGGCCTTTGCCGCATGCGTGTTGGTCCCATCCCCGGGAAATAACGATTCCATCTGCGACAGCGGCGATTCTAGCGGCAGCCTCACCGACACGGGCGGCGACAACACGCTGACCTTTCCCGTTGGCGGCTCAGGGCAGGTCAGTGGCAATGTCACCTTTGGTATCGGCACCGACCGCATAGACATGCAGTCCGGTTCCATCACCGGCACCGTCGACCAGGGCGCTGGCACCGATTTCTTCACCATCGGTGCGGGCACGATCGGGGGCAATGTCCAGCAAGGCGCCGGCATCGACGATTTCAACATGAGCGGCGGCCAGATCGGCTCGCTCAACCAGGGCGACGGGCTCGACACCTTTACAATGACCGGCGGCCGCATCGTCGATTTCTTCGACGATGGCGACCGTGCGGTGATGACCGGTGGTCGCATCGGTCGCGTCAACATGAAACTTGACAAGAACTACTTCAACATGTCCGGCGGCATCATCGACCGCAACCTCGTCACCGGCTTCGACGAAGACACCGTCATCCTCTCGGGCGGCACTATCGGCGGCAATATCAGCGTCAGTGGCGGCAATGACAGCGTGACCGTGACCGGGGGAACGATCGGCGGCGACGTGCTGATGAGCTTGGGAGCCGATACCTTCGTCTGGAACAATGGCGGCATCATCTATGGCGCCGTCGACCTCGGCGGCGACAACGACACCGCGGCGCTGAGCAATCTCACCAGTGCCAATCTCGGAGGCTCCGATACGATCAGCGGGGGTCTCGGCACCGACGCGTTGACCTTCGATAACGTCTCGCTCGACGGGATCAGTCGGGTTCAGAACTGGGAAACCATCAACGCCACCAACGACACTGAACTGATGCTGGACGGCAATCTGGTGCTTGGCGACAGCGGCACCGGCGCGCTCAATGTCGATGCGGCAAGTACGCTGTTCGGCGGCGGCTTCAACGCCTCGATCCAGGCCTTTGCCGCCGGCCAGCTGGCGCAGGTCGCCAATGCCGGCCGCATTGACCTGACCAATGGCAGCACTGATGCGACCGACCGGCTGACGATATCCGGCAATTATGTCGGGCTGGGCGGCCTGCTGCTCGTCCAGACCGTGCTTGGCGATGATTCCTCCGCCTCGGACAGGCTGGTTCTGTCGGGCGGGACCGCTTCCGGCTCGACCGGTATTTCGGTGATCAATTTCGGCGGCGCCGGCGCTTCGACCACGCAAGACGGCATCATGGTCGTCCAGGCGATCAATGGCGCCACATCCGGTGCCACTACCTTTGCCCTCGACGCGCCGGTCGCCGCCGGCGCCTTCGAATATTATCTGTTCAAGGGCGGCGTCAGCGCCGGCAGCGAAGAGAACTGGTATCTGCGCTCGACGCTGAACACACCGGCACCGCCGGCGCCGGCGCCGCCGGCACTCGAGCCCACACCGCCGCCGGAGCCGGAGGCGCCGGAGACCGCGCCGCCGCCACCGCCATCCGAACTGCCGCCGGTGCCGCCGCCGACCGAAGGCGATATCAACAACCCGCCCGTGGACCCGACGCCGCCGGTTCAGGCCAGCGATCCGGAACCCGAGCCCCCGCCACCGCCGCCGCCGGCGGCGCCTGCGGACCCGCCACCGTCACCGCCACCACCGCCAACCGGGGTCCCCGTTCTGCCGGTGCCGACGCTGCCTGGCCCGCCGCCGGTGCAGCCGTCGCCGCCGACGCCCGGAGCGACGCCGGTGCAGGCAGCCGCGATCCTGCTCTACCGCATCGAGGTGCCGGTCTATTCGGCCGTGCCGCCGGTGGCCGAGCATCTGGCACTGGCAACACTCGGCACCTTCCACGAGCGGCGCGGCGAACAGAGCCTGTTGTCGAACACCGAACTGCAGCCGATCTGGGGTCGCGTCTTCGGCCAGGACGCCAAGATGAGTTGGTCGGGGACGGTTTCGCCTTCCTTCGACGGCACCCTGTTCGGCTTCCAGGCCGGCTTCGATGCCTTTGGCCGTGAGACCACCTCAGGTCAGGTCGACCGCGCCGGCCTGTTCATCGCCTATGGCAGCATGAATGGCGATGTGCGTGGCCAGGCATTGGGCTGGAACAATCTGTCTGTGGGCGGCATCGATCTCGGCGGCACCAGCATTGGCGGCTACTGGACCCGGATCGACCCGGGCGGCTGGTATCTGGACGGCGTCGTCATGGGCACGTTCTTCAGCGGCTCGGCGAGCTCGTCCCGCGGCATCGGCATCGATGTCAAGGGGACCGGCATCACCGCTTCGCTCGAAGGTGGCTATCCCCTTGTCCTGGCCGAAGGCTGGACGCTCGAACCGCAGGCGCAGCTGGTCTGGCAGCATCTGTCGCTCAACGATGTCGAGGACAGTTTCTCGGCCGTCTCCTTCGATGTGGACGGCGGCCTGAACGGTAGGCTGGGGTTCCGGCTGCAGGGCGAGACGACGCTGAACGGCATCGCGCTGCAGCCTTACCTCAAGGCCAATCTATGGCACGATTTCGGTGGCACCGACCACGTCAATTTCGGCGCCACCGATATCTCCACCGAAGGCAAGTCGACCTCGCTCGAATTCGGCGGCGGCGTGGTCGCCAGGGTGACTGACAAGGTCAGCATTTTTGCCACCGGCGACTACACCACCAATCTCGGCGGTGACAGGCGGCGCATCCTCGAAGCCAATCTCGGCTTCAGCGTCAAATGGTGA
- a CDS encoding tetratricopeptide repeat protein, producing the protein MAIRDAFGLTFSGATEAGFSPYSQAVRELQCFIGDPVASADRAIAENPDFVMAHVFKGYLFGLATEREATAVARTCHQAALPLAATAREQAHVAALGHLAGGRWHEASRILEDIAIDFPLDMLALQTGHQIDFFTGNARMLRDRIGRALPSWQSGMPGYHAILGMQAFGLEEMGDYARAEQLGRTAVDIEPRDGWAQHAVAHVMEMQSRQKDGILWMRANPEAWTRESFLQVHNWWHLALFHYDLGETDEVLALYDGPIYGEPSTLALNMVDASAILWRLHLGGVNVGDRWTALAANWPKAGAGNYAFNDAHAMMAFVGAGLEAPAQTLLDVQREAMRAADDNAAFTRDVGHPLTLAIKAFGDGNYAETVRLIRPIRAIAHRFGGSHAQRDVIDLTLIEAALRSGDGALARALAAERSLARPDSPLSALFLRRAADLATN; encoded by the coding sequence ATGGCCATTAGGGACGCATTCGGCCTGACGTTTTCGGGTGCGACGGAAGCCGGGTTTTCGCCTTACAGCCAGGCCGTGCGCGAACTGCAATGCTTCATCGGCGACCCCGTCGCCTCAGCCGACCGCGCCATCGCCGAAAACCCCGATTTCGTCATGGCTCATGTGTTCAAGGGCTATCTCTTCGGCCTCGCCACCGAGCGTGAGGCGACGGCGGTGGCCAGGACATGCCATCAGGCGGCGTTGCCGCTTGCCGCGACGGCGCGCGAACAGGCGCATGTCGCAGCCCTTGGCCACCTCGCCGGGGGGCGCTGGCATGAAGCCAGCCGCATCCTCGAGGATATCGCCATCGACTTCCCGCTCGACATGTTGGCTCTTCAAACCGGCCACCAGATCGATTTCTTCACCGGCAACGCCCGCATGCTGCGCGACCGCATCGGCCGCGCCCTGCCATCCTGGCAGAGCGGCATGCCCGGCTACCATGCCATTCTCGGCATGCAGGCCTTCGGGCTCGAAGAAATGGGCGATTATGCTCGCGCCGAACAGCTTGGCCGCACCGCAGTCGACATCGAGCCGCGCGACGGCTGGGCACAGCACGCCGTCGCCCATGTCATGGAAATGCAGAGCCGGCAAAAGGACGGCATTCTGTGGATGCGCGCCAATCCCGAGGCGTGGACGCGGGAAAGCTTCCTGCAGGTGCACAATTGGTGGCATCTGGCGCTGTTCCACTACGATCTCGGCGAGACCGACGAGGTGCTGGCGCTCTATGACGGGCCGATCTATGGCGAGCCGTCGACGCTGGCGCTCAACATGGTGGATGCCTCGGCGATCCTGTGGCGGCTGCATCTCGGCGGCGTCAATGTCGGCGACCGCTGGACGGCCCTCGCCGCCAATTGGCCCAAGGCCGGGGCCGGCAATTATGCCTTCAACGACGCCCACGCGATGATGGCCTTCGTCGGCGCCGGCCTCGAAGCGCCGGCCCAAACCCTTCTCGACGTGCAGCGCGAGGCCATGCGCGCCGCAGATGACAATGCCGCCTTCACCAGGGATGTCGGCCATCCCCTGACGCTGGCGATCAAGGCGTTTGGTGACGGCAACTATGCCGAGACGGTGCGGCTGATCCGGCCCATTCGGGCGATTGCCCACCGATTCGGCGGCAGCCATGCCCAGCGCGACGTCATCGACCTGACGCTGATAGAGGCGGCGTTGCGTTCCGGTGATGGAGCCCTGGCGCGGGCGCTTGCAGCGGAACGCTCGCTGGCGCGACCCGACAGTCCGTTGTCGGCACTGTTTTTGCGGCGCGCGGCCGATCTCGCAACGAATTGA